In the genome of Calditrichota bacterium, the window TGAAAATGATTTTCGCTGACAAAGCTCTCAACTCAGCCGATCCGGATTTCTACCGTGTGCCCGTGGACACTTTTGTCGACAAACAGTACGCGCGACGTCTGCGGAAACGAATTTTGCCGACAAAAGCACGCTTCGATTATCAGCCGCGCGAACTCGCATTACGCGAATCCAACAGCACGAGCCATTTTTCTGTCGTGGATGAGCAGGGAAATCTTGTTGCTCTGACGCAAAGCATCAATCACTGGTTCGGCAGCGGCATGGTCGTCGAAGGCACCGGGATTCTGCTAAATGATCATTTGCACGATTTTTCTGAAAAGCCCGACAGCCCCAACGCCATCGAACCGCACAAACGACCGACCAGTAGCATCGCGCCGACAATTGTGTTGAAAGACGGAAAACCATTCATGGCGCTTGGCACTCCTGGCGGCACGCGAATTATTTCCGCGCTGGCGCAAATCATCATGAACGTTATCGATTTCGGCATGTCCCTGGATGACGCTATCGAAGCGCCGCGGATTCATTGTTTGAAAAAAATTGTTCACGTCGAGGGGCGAATTGATGAAAAAGTGATTCGGCAGTTGAAAAAAATGGGACATCCCGTAAAAGTTCACGCTGATTTTGACAACTATTTCGGCGGTGCCCAGGGTATTTTGCTTGATCTGAACACCGGCACTTTGCACGGCGGAGCCGATTCCCGGCGGGACGGTGTCGCGATTGGCTACTAATTTTTGGAGGAAAAATGAAAACAAAAACATTGCTGGTGAGTTTAGTTCTTCTATTTTCATTTTTATTCATTCAATGCGGACAGAAAAAGACGAACCAACAACTGGTGCAGGAAATGTTTGACAAAAAGCAAGACATAACAATTTTGGTGACGGATTCCGGACTTGGCGGTCTCTCGGTTGCCGCTGATGTCGCAACTCGATTGCAAGAAAGCGGCGTGTTTCGCTCCGCAAAAATCGTATTTTTCAATGCGCTTTTTCACAACAAAAGCGGCTACAACAGTCTGGACTCCGAAGCGGAGAAAGTGAGAATTTTCAATATCGCGCTCAATGCGATGAAGAAAAAATACCAGCCGGATTTGCTGCTCATTGCTTGCAACACGTTGTCGGTGCTGTACGACAAGACGGATTTTTCCAAAAAAGTCGATTTCCCGGTGATCGGCATCGTCCGAACCGGCGTGGATTTAATCGACGATTATTTTAAAATTCATCCTGATTATTCAGTGCTCATTTTTGCCACAAAAACTACGATTGGCGCGGAAAGTCACAAAAAAATGCTCATTGAACGCGGTTATGCGCCGGGAAAGATCATCGGGCAGGCATGTCATCGTTTGGCTGGAGCCATTGAGCGCGGCACGGACAGCGAGGAAACAAAAGGCTATGTTTTCAACTATGTCAATGAGGCGCTACAGAAAATAAAACCGAATACGCCGATTTTTGCCAGCCTGAATTGCACGCATTACGGTTACGCGATTGATGTCTTCAAGGCGGCGTTTGACAGCGCGGGTTATGAGAATGTGGACATAATCGATCCCAATCCGCGCATGGCAGATTTCCTATTTCAGGAGCCCTATTTGCACCGCTTCGACAAAACCAAGGTGTCGGTGGAAGTTGTTTCGCGGGTGAAAATTTCCCAGAAGAAGAAAAATTCTCTGGATGGCTTGTTGCGCGCTGTATCGCCGATGACGGCAGACGCATTGCAGAATTACCAGTTTGATCTGAATTTATTCGACCCGAAGTTTGAATTGCCGAAGAAATAAAAGGAAATTCAGTCAATTACAGGAGTGAGACTGCTTTCAATTTAATGAAGCAAGTCTCACTCCTGATTTTTGACTATTTGTTGTTTTTTGACCTTTTACTTCATGAGGATCATTTTTTTTACATCGCTGAACGGCGCCGTTTTCCCATTGGCTTCGTTAATTTGCATGCGATAGAAGTAAACTCCGGACGCGACTTTCTCTCCGAAATTGTTTCTCCCATCCCATTCGATATGATGATATCCGGGCTGCGTTTTCTCATTTACCAAAACCCTGACTTCTTTGCCGCTCACGTCGAAAACAGAAATTTTGACATTTGCCTGGCGAGACAAATTGAAAGAAATCATGGTAGAGGGATTGAACGGATTGGGATAATTTTGTTTGAGCCCATATTTTTGTGGTAATGTCGGATTGAGAGACACGGTTTCATTCTCAATCGTGACGGCGATGCGCCCTTCATTCATGATGAGATTCGCTAAATTGAGATTTGTTGCTATTTCGCCATTGTCAACTTTTGCTGCGAACTTAAAATAAACGAGCTCGTTTTCGTCTTTTACGGGATGAGCACCGGCGAGAGCAAAATCGATATTGCCGTTGTTTACTTGGTGAGTGATGGCAAAATCTTTCACTCCGTTCGCCGGAAAAAACTCTTTCAATTGCAGGACGCGGTCATCGAATTGCAATTTTCCCTGAGCCGAAAACATATTTCCGTTAACGCGAACTTTAATCGGAAGCAGAAATTCTTTTGGCGAAAGAAAAGCCACCTCTCCAAAGGCAACTTGCGCTTCTCCCGAAACAGCTTTTGCCAATTTCGCCGCGCTCCAGTTTCCTGAAACGTCGCCGTAAACAATTCCGGTAAAATCCTGATTCGTTTGATTTGAATTCAACGGAGAATATTGGATGTTATTAGGTGCGCTTGACCAATTTGAAGAATTTATTGCAAAACTATTGGGAACGAATTTCCAATCTGCACCTACGGGAAACGAAGTGATCAGTCCGACGGTGTATTGCAAGACATAAGAAGCGTCAAATGCGGAGACACTACCGTTTCCGGAAACATCTGCTGCAATCATTTGATAAGGCGACAGAGTTTCAAGTCCGACAGAATATCGTAAAATCTTTGAGGCATCGAAAGCGCTAACGGAGGTTTTCAAATCTCCGCTTTTTGAAGGAGTTAACGTTTTGTCGCCGCCGGCAACTGCCGAGAAGGAAAATGTCCCATCCGAAGCCGTTGTCGTTGAACTACCGTCTATTGTCACGGTCGCATTATTTACCGGCGCTGCGCTTTGATGGTACAAAATTGTCCCGGAGACATCGTAGCCGCCGCTAACCGTAAACAGTCCGTCCAGCGTCGCGACGCTTGGCGTTCCCTCGTTTAGTAATGCGCTCAAAAAATGAAAATTGGTCGTTGAGCCTATTGAAGCTGCCGGATTTACCGTATATTCAATATAAACAAGCGTGCCGCTCCCTGACAATGGAGAAACATCGGCTGCGGAGATCAGTATTTGCCCGCCATTAATCGAAAAAATCGGGCTTCCCCAGGTTTCCATCATTGTGCCTGTTTTGTTAATGTTCGTCGGCGTCAGGACCGATGTCGCTGTCTCGATCGTGAAAGAAATGGCAAGGACATTTTTGCCGGTGACGTCGGTGATAGAAACAGGAACGTCGATTGTGCTTCCGGGAGAACCGGTAAAATTGGGCGCGCTAATCGTCACATCGGCAGTCGGTAACTTGCTGATCGAAACGACTATCGTGGCATTGCCGCCGTTCGATGCCACAGAAAGAGAACCGGTGTCGCTGCTCCCTGTTAACAAAGAACGATCGACGGTAACGGTGACTGTCGCATTTCCTGTGCCGCTATTGGGGATAATTGACGTCAACCAGGCTTTATCGGGAGTTTCCGTCACGGTCCAGGTAAGGCTTCCTGTGCCTGTGTTGGAAATGTCGAAAGTTAAAGAAGTCGCGGACGTCCCAAAATCCAACGTAGTCGTACTGACGTGGAGCACCGGAGTTGTGGTTGGCGCCGGATCGCCGTACAAAAACCCGGATGCTTCCACATAATTTGTGCTGGCCGATTGTCCGATTCCTCCCGGTTGCCCGATGGCGTCGACAAGGGAATAGTTGGTGGATTGAGAGGGGGCTCCTCCGACGTCAACCACATCGGCGAACATAAAATAATTTATGATGAATTTGACTTGCGCCAGACCGAAGTGCAAAAACAAAAATATCACTGCCGCCAGCACAATAATCAATATCCATCTTTTGTTTTTGATCATTTTACTCTCCTTAAAATTAAGTTGATCGAAGAAAACGAAAAGTGTGAAATCAATTATTGCGCTGCGAACCGCTTTCAGAGCGCTGTTCAGCTTTCAAATCAGGAGCTGGCGGCTCCTGATGTTGCATTTCTTTCATTATCCGTTGAGTTTCTTCATAATCAATACCCATTGATTCGGGCATATTACGTTCTTTGGGATACAAATATTTGCCTCTGTCTTTCGCTGGTTTGTCTTCTTCGACAATAATACGATGGGCCTCGGCAAAAGCATCGTGCCGAATGCCGGTGACCTGCCAGGAAATTTTCATTCCGGATCTGCCTCCGGCAATTTTGAAACGATTGTTGTTAATTTCATCGGAAATATAAACTTGCGCGAAACCGCCGATGCACGTCAACTGATAGCGAAAGTCTCTATTGAGCGCTCCAAACCAATCGGGGAGAACCACTTCGGCTTCGCCGTTTCGGTCTAACACGGCGACTCCGTCATAGATGTTTTTCATGTCCGGCGATTCAACAAAGGAATGGCGAAGATATTTATTCTCCGGATCCAACGGATGGTCGATTTCGAAAGCGCCGCCGCCTTTCGTGAGCGTGCCGGATACTGAGACATTTCCCTGGAAATAGCCTGCCTTATTAGGACCGGATGCCCAGATGCCATAATAATTCGAGGCGTGGGCATATATTCCGGATTTGCCCCAAAAGGCGCCAGCATAGTAATTTGCGTTATAGCCATAAACACCATAGCTATTTGACTTGGTGCTTTTGCCGTAAACTCCAACACCATCAGAAGATTTACCATAAATTCCATAAGTGCCATACCCTAAATAGCCGTAATTAGTGCCATGAACACCGTAAACAGCGTAGTTAGCGCCGCCGCTATAGGCGACAACCGAGCCTGAAGCTACGATATCATCGTCCGCGAGGACGTCGTCGGTGGCAACAATATCTCCGTTGGTATGCACTGAGGCCGGACTTCCTGTGATAATCGAACCTGCGCCTGCGTAAAGATCATTTTTGGCATAAATGTCGCCGTTACCCACATAGGCCGGGGCAGAATTACCTGTTTTAATATGACCGTTTTGGGATGTGATATTACCGACTGACCAGACGTAGCCGTTGGTTGTCAGATCATCACCAACGAGCATATCGCCGCTTGTTTCAACCTGACCGCTGTTATCGACTTTCACGCCTTCGCTGTTGCCGTCGTTCGAGAGCCAGTGTCCGTTAAGCCGGATGTTTTGGGTAGCTTTATGATTTCCTAAATTGTCGCCGCCGCCGGTTGAAGCAATGGTTATTTTGTGCTGTGAATTATTGGGCGTGATGGTGATATTAGATCCTGCTACCAAATCAATATTCCCATCGGCTGCAGCAGCCACGTTGTCAACTTTTTGTACAAAATCAGAAACGGTTTTGCCTTCCAATTGTTGCGAATTATTTGATTGGAAACTGTAGCTCACGCTGTTCAGCGCTTTCCGGGGCGTCATCTCCGGATCTGTGCCAATTTTTATCCCCAGATATCTGGTATTGCCGTCGAAAACCGTGTAAGGAATCTCTTTGGGGTTGCCCCATTTATCCGGATTTCCCAGAACGACATTAAAGCGACCATTGACGACGCTGACGTCATACGTTGCCTGCCATAAGAAAGTAGTCGTTGTCGGAGAATCATAGATAGTAAAGATGACTTCCAGCGGCGTCGTTGTCGTGACTGGCGTTCCGGCTGAATCTGTGAGATAGCCCTGATAGTTTATTTTTTGTGGAATTGTCGCAAATAAAAGAAACGAGAGGGATGAAAAAATTGCGAGAAAAATAAGTGCTTTTTTTGACATTTTACTTCTCCTTTGTTGTTGGTAAATTTGATTAATAAGTACAAGGCTTTTGTTTTTGGCTCTCCTTTTTTTTTAATTATCAAGACATTTTCAAATATGATCGAATAGAATGATTAGGGAAGTTGTTACTTTGAATCTTGTTTCCGGACTAAAGACTGAAATGCGGAAGATTGAATTTAATAAGCCTGGTATTTTCAAAATAATCACTATTAAGCACATTGATCGTTTTTTCTGAATTTAGATACGAAATCATTTGAATAATAGTGAATAGCCCCG includes:
- a CDS encoding T9SS type A sorting domain-containing protein, whose protein sequence is MIKNKRWILIIVLAAVIFLFLHFGLAQVKFIINYFMFADVVDVGGAPSQSTNYSLVDAIGQPGGIGQSASTNYVEASGFLYGDPAPTTTPVLHVSTTTLDFGTSATSLTFDISNTGTGSLTWTVTETPDKAWLTSIIPNSGTGNATVTVTVDRSLLTGSSDTGSLSVASNGGNATIVVSISKLPTADVTISAPNFTGSPGSTIDVPVSITDVTGKNVLAISFTIETATSVLTPTNINKTGTMMETWGSPIFSINGGQILISAADVSPLSGSGTLVYIEYTVNPAASIGSTTNFHFLSALLNEGTPSVATLDGLFTVSGGYDVSGTILYHQSAAPVNNATVTIDGSSTTTASDGTFSFSAVAGGDKTLTPSKSGDLKTSVSAFDASKILRYSVGLETLSPYQMIAADVSGNGSVSAFDASYVLQYTVGLITSFPVGADWKFVPNSFAINSSNWSSAPNNIQYSPLNSNQTNQDFTGIVYGDVSGNWSAAKLAKAVSGEAQVAFGEVAFLSPKEFLLPIKVRVNGNMFSAQGKLQFDDRVLQLKEFFPANGVKDFAITHQVNNGNIDFALAGAHPVKDENELVYFKFAAKVDNGEIATNLNLANLIMNEGRIAVTIENETVSLNPTLPQKYGLKQNYPNPFNPSTMISFNLSRQANVKISVFDVSGKEVRVLVNEKTQPGYHHIEWDGRNNFGEKVASGVYFYRMQINEANGKTAPFSDVKKMILMK
- a CDS encoding gamma-glutamyltransferase, encoding TMKKYNGLLDSTDLKFYQAKERTPVIGTYRGYQIVSSAPPSGGGTFLIELLNIMEGYDVAKIGHNSAQYLHVLSEAMKMIFADKALNSADPDFYRVPVDTFVDKQYARRLRKRILPTKARFDYQPRELALRESNSTSHFSVVDEQGNLVALTQSINHWFGSGMVVEGTGILLNDHLHDFSEKPDSPNAIEPHKRPTSSIAPTIVLKDGKPFMALGTPGGTRIISALAQIIMNVIDFGMSLDDAIEAPRIHCLKKIVHVEGRIDEKVIRQLKKMGHPVKVHADFDNYFGGAQGILLDLNTGTLHGGADSRRDGVAIGY